The Clostridia bacterium region ACGAAACAAAAAATGTGTCAGGCGAAACGTCCCCATGGCATTTCCATGTCAATCGAAACGTCCCCATGACACGAAACAAAAAATGTGTCAGGCGAAATGCCAGTGATTTCGCCTTAAATTTATCAATCAATATGAAATACCTCTTCCATGTCAGCCCACCATTCTCCTTCTTTCCTTGTATCCAAGGGTATCTGGCAGGGTTTGCATTCATCCCACCACTTCTGTGTTATAGGATCTGCAGCCATCTTTTCCATGTCAGCCTGATAATCGTCTCCTACATATTCAAGGTACGCAAACAAATAGCCGTCCTTATAAAATATAGAATAGTTTTGTATATTACACTCTTTGATCATATCCAGTACTTCTGGCCAAGGGTTTGCGTGCAACTTCTTATATTTTTCCAATTTTTCAGGATTTACCTTTATTATTTGACCAAATCGTTTCATCATCTAATCCTCCTATTTATTCTTTTACAGCATCGAATAATGCTTCAATATTAGCCGGATTTACATCTGGAAGCACTGCTTCATGGCTGGGCGATATTATAAGTCCGGTAGGAAAGATTTCTTTCAATTGCAGCACTTTTTCTCTCATTTGTTCAGGTGTACCGTTAACCAATAAGTTCTGGGCATCCACACCTCCACAAAAAGACACCTTATCCCCAAAATCCTTTTTCAACCTTTCAGGTTCCATGTTCTTTGCCAACGCCTGAATAGGATGGATCACGTCCACTCCCAATTCTATCAAGTCCGGAATCACATCATGTACTGCACCACAGGAGTGATGAAATACTTTTAATCCATAACTTTTGGCCTGTTCTATCAATTTTTTTGTGCCTGGAAATACAAATTCTCTTATAGCATCCGGAGAAAGCATGAGGGAGGTCTGACTGCCAAAATCGTTTCCTATCAGGATAGCATCCAACTTCCCTTTTGTAGCGCTGTAGAATATTTCGTTGGCATCCAAGTAAAACTCCGTTATTCTATTTATAACCGCTCTGAACATGTCCGGGTTTTCCAGCATCTTTATCAAAGCCGTTTCCATTCCAAAAGCTGAACATGCGTCTTGAAAATGACAGGACCATAGTACACCCAGCTTGGGGTAATCCTTAGGTGCTCGTTCAACGGCTTTCTTGCATTCTTGAGGATCTATATACTTAGAGGGATCCGGCCAATCAAATGCATCTACCGCTGAAGCATCTGAATAATCCTCAAAAAATCCCGGTGCTGTCAACGTCCTTCCATCAGGCATACCTTCCGATTCCTTTTTAAAATCTAAAGCCTCAGCTATAGAATCGCTCACAGGAGAATGATAAGGAATATCCACAGGATAAATATCATCATCTATTATATGTTTCAGTTGTTCTATATTTTCTGCATTGAAGTATTCAAGCAATCCCGGTTCAGCTTCCGGTACAGGCAGACCCAGCCAGCTAGCCGGCCTGTCAACGGGACGTCTTTCGATGGTAGCATAAAATCGATCCATTTTATTCATTTACATAACCTCCTATTCCTTTTGGAAACTGTTCATTATGACGGCTATCAATATAACCAATCCTCTTATCACTTGCTGCATATAAGGGGTTACGCCTAATAAAATCATACCATTGGTCAGCACTCCTATAAAAAGCATACCCATCAAGGTTCCTGTTAGTTTTCCTTCTCCTCCGAACATGCTGGTTCCACCTATTATAACAGCAGCAACTATATCCAGTTCCCACCCTACACCAGTTTCAGGCGAACCTGCCATCAATCTGGAGGATAATACGATGCCCGCTAATCCGGATAAAAGAGAGGTAATAGTAAAAACAATAATCTTTATTTTTTCTATCTTTATGCCTGAAAGCCTTGCCGCTTCGGCATTACCACCAATAGCATATATAGATCTTCCAAAGGGCGTTCTATCCAGGACGAAAACACCTACTATGTATATAGCAATCATATAAATAACAGGTAAAGGAATGATCCCTACATGCCCTGCTCCTAAAGTATAGAATTGTTTAGGCAAATCTCCTACCGGATATCCACCGGTTAAAGTATAGGTAACTCCCCTGACCACCGTCATCATGGCAAGGGTGACCAAAAATGCATGAATATTCAGCTTTGCAGTAACAATACCGTTTATCAATCCCCATATGCTGCTAAGTATTAAAGTTATAATTATAGCAGGAAATATAGGCATTCCACCTCTCATGAGCAATGCGTTGACAACGGATGCAAAAGCCACTATAGCTCCAACACTTAAATCTATTTGTCCCAAAACAATTACCATGGTCATGCCTACCGCTATAATGGACTGTATAGAAATCTGCCTTAAAGTAGACACTATATTGGTCACTGTAAAAAATTTATCTGTTGAAAAAGACAATATTAAAACTAATAATAAGAATAAACAATACAACATGTATCTGCTGAAAAATTCCTTGACCCTTATTTTGCTCCCTATTCTGTTTTGACTTTCTTCTGTCCCTAGCAAATTAAACCCTCCTCACATAGCTGCTCTATCTTTATTCTGGGTAGTAGCATAGTATAATATTTTTTCTTGACTAGCCTCGTCAGCTGCCAGCTCTTTTGTCAATTTTCCATCAGCCATCACAAGTATTCTATCGCTTATCTGTAATATTTCAGGTATCTCAGACGAAATAACAATTATCCCCATACCCTGATCCGCTAACTTGTTGAGTATGCTGTATATCTGTCCTTTTGCGCCTACATCTATACCTCTGGTAGGCTCATCCAATATCAACACTGAAGGATTTACTGCAAGCCATTTGGCTATTATCACCTTCTGCTGATTGCCTCCACTCAATTTTTGTAATATCTGATCTATACTGGTTGCTTTTATGTCCAAGTATTTTATATATTCTTGGGCTAGTTTCTTTTCTTTATCCATGTTAATAGACATGTGTTTAGTTATTCTGTCCAGCACCGTTATAGATATATTCTCCTTTATATCCAGTCTTGGAATTATGCCTTCTCCTTTACGATCTTCAGTTACAAATCCAATGCCCAAGTTTTTTGCATCCTGGGGCGAATTGATTTTAACCTTTTTGGATTTAAATATTATTTCTCCCGATTGTATGGGATCTAATCCGAATATACTTCGGGCAAGTTCTGTCCTTCCTGCCCCTGCTAACCCGGATAACCCCAATATCTCTCCTTTATGAAGTTCAAAGGATATATCGGAAAATCTTCCACCGTTCAGTCCTTGCACCTTAAGCAACACCTGATCTGATACCTTTTTTGTTTTAGAGGTATGTTCCAGATCTTTTCCCACCATATGTTCAATTATCATCTCTTTATCAGTTTTTTCCGTATCCAGTGTAGTAACATATAATCCATCTCTAAACACCGTTATCCTGTCGGCGATCACGGGCAATTCTTCCAATCTGTGGGATATATATATGATGCTTATTCCTTTTTGTGCCAGCCCTTTTACTACTTTAAACAGATTGTCTATATCGTTATCGGTGAGCGAAGCTGTAAGTTCATCCATAATCTATATCTTAGAATTATCCACCAATTCCTTTGCGATTTCTACCAACTGCTTTTCAGCTACTCCTAAATCCCTTACCAACTTTTTTGTATCAATATCACAATTCATCCGATCTAATACTTCTCTTGCCCTTGCATTTATATCTTTCCAATCTATAGTATTAAATACCTTTCTTTCCTGGGCCTGCAGTCTTCCCAAAAAGATATTCTCTGCTACCGTCAAACTATCCACCAAGCTGAATTCTTGATATACCGCACTTATTCCCATCTGTTTGGCACAATGAGGGGAATATATGTTGGCCTTTTCCCCATCTATAATTATTTCACCTTGGTCGCACTTATGAGCCCCTGTTATTATCTTTATAAAAGTACTTTTTCCTGCACCGTTAGCTCCTACAAGTGCATGTATTTCACCTTTCTTTAATTGGAATCTCACTTTCTTCAATACGTAATTGCCGGAAAATTGTTTGCTGACGTCCTTGGCCTCAAGTATATATTGCTGTTCCAATAATAAACACCTCATTCTTAAGTGATTAACAATAGTAGACAGGGTGATAACACCCCATCTACCTGTCAATGATTATTTCATCAGATATTCTCTATCATCCAAATATTTTTGTATTTCATCTTTATTTTCAAGGGTATATGTAACTAAAGGAACAATTATATTTTCTTCAGCATCTTCACCTTTTACCAATTTTACTGCTGTCTCTATGGATTTATATCCTATCTCAAAGGGCTGTTGTGTCGTCACAGCTAGCAATTGAGAATCTTCCTCCAACATAGCTTTTGCAATATCGATACTCATATCAGTTCCCATTATAGGTATATCAGAATTGCTTCCCTTTAAGGCTGCAAGGCCTCCTAACAATGCTCCCTGATTCCATGCCCAAATTATATCAGTATCCGGATTAGCCTGTAGCATACTTTCTGTAACACTCATCCCATCTTCTTTAAATTCTGCATCCTGTTGGTCTACTATTTCTACGCCTTCCAACTTCTCCATCTCGTCTAGAAAACCTTTTACTCTGTCTATGCCTATGGCATACTTACTTATGCCCAGTACAGCTATCTTTGCCTTTCCATCCATATTCTCCTCAATGTACTTGGCAGCAAACTCTCCGGTTTGAGCCCCTAGAGAATAGTTATCAACACCTACATAATATTCGAATTTATCCGATTCTACTTTGGTGTTCCACTGAACCACCGGAATTCCCGCAGCATCTATCCTATCTAAAGCAGGTATAGAAGCTTCCTGGTTGGTAGGACAAATACTTATAGCATCCACCTGTTGGGATATGAAGTTGTCCACTATATCAGCTTCCTTGGCGGCGTCAGAGTCTGAACTCATAACCTTGACTTCCACACCTAAGTCATCTGCCGCACTCTTCATTCCCTCCATGACCTCTGCAAACCACTCTTGCTGGGTATCCATCAACAACGCACCGATTACTATGCTATCGCCACTGTCTTTGTCACTACTTTCTTGATCGCTGCTCTCTTGGTCACCACCCTCTGTTACTGAATCCTGAGGGGCAGACGAATCTGCACCGCAACCAGCTATGACCAATAATAATACCAATAACATACTCAAAACAGCCAAATTTTTTTTAGATATCATCTAATATATAACCTCCTTATTTTTGTTTATAAAAAATATTTGTTAGTTCTTAATATTATATTCTACACAAAGTGAAAAAATCCTTCTTTGTTTGATTGATTTTTTTTGTTTATGTTCATATTCAATCACGTATTGCAAAAAAATTCAGCCACTAGGGCTGATTTTTAAATATTAATAATAAGAAGCATAATATATTATATTTTTTTCCTTTATATCTTGATCTTTTAATTCTGCCACAATTCTACCCTCATTCAGCACCAATATTCTATCGCTCATCCCCATGAGCTCATCTAAATTAGAGGATATTAAAAGTATAGATTTGTCTTTTAATATCAATTCATTCATAAGATTATATATTTCTACTTTTGAGGGGATATCCAAACCTTTAGTAGGCTCATCGAATATGAATATTTTAGCATTAGTGAACAACCATTTAGCTAGTATTATTTTCTGCTTGTTTCCTCCGCTCAAGTATTTCGCTTTTTTGAATAAGCTATCCTCTTTTAGACCCAGCAGCTTTGCATAGTCTTTGGCAATTCGATTTTCCAAGGCTTTATCTATGACATTGTTTGTCGTCACACCATCAAAATGAGATAAAGAAATATTTTCAGACATGCGCATATTATTGACAAGACCGTCGTTCCTGTCCTCACATATATATCCTATCTTATATTTTATCGCGTCTTCGGGAGATCTTATCACAACCTTTTTATTGTTGATAAAAATTTCCCCACTTGTCAAAGTGTTCATCCCAAATATCGACTTTGCTATCGCACTCCTCCCTGAACCGGTCAATCCTGTCAGCCCCACTATTTCAGATTCTCTAAGGAAAAAACTTACATCTTTTAAAGCATGATTATCTTTTAAGTGCTCTAACCGCAACACTTGTTTGCCTGGCCTGCTCTTTATTTTAGGAAATCGATTTACAAAATCTTCTCCCGCTATCTTAAACATTAGAGCCTTTTTGTCTACATTCTTTTTATCCTCTGTAGCTATTATCCTTCCATCTCTGATAATCGTTATAGTATCAGCTATTTGCATAACCTGATCAATTTTATGTGAAACAAAAAAAATAGATACACCCATTTGCTTCGTCCTTTTAAGGACATTAAAAAAACTTTCTATTTCATCGGAATTAAATACATTTGTAGCTTCATCTATTATCAATACTTTTGAGTTTAAGTACAAGGCTTTAACGATTTCCACCATTTTTTTTTCGCCTGCACTCAATTGGGCTACCTTCTGACCCGGTCTTATATTAAAATTCAATATGTCTAACAATGCCTCTGCCTGGGTTTTGGCCTTTTTCCAATCTATAATCGAAAAAAACCTTTGTTTAAACAAAGGCCATCGCCCTAAGAATATATTTTCCAAGACACTCATAGATCCGATCAAATTTATTTCTTCATATATTGAGTTTATGCCAAGTTCTTGAGCTTGATAGGGTGTAGTCATTTTGATAGGTTTAGATTCTAAATATATTTGTCCTTCATCCTGTTGTTCTATGCCAGATAATATTCTCATCAGGGTAGATTTGCCCGCTCCGTTTTCTCCTATAATTGCATGTATTTCCCCGGATTTTAATGAAATATTTATATTTTTCAATACTGTTTGAGCATAATAGGTCTTTGAAAGGTTGCGCACCTCTAAAAGAGAGCTTTGCATCATATTCCTCCTTTTTTTACTATCGCAATTAATTAAAGAGGGCTTAAATTTTATAAGAAATCCTATGCATTAAAAGGATAACTGGTATAAATGGGAATGCCTTTTTCAAAAAAGTATTGTTTGTATTCTTCTGCCACCTTTTCGTTGGTCACCACTTTATCAGCTATGTCTAAAGGCCCTAACTTGATAAAATCTCTTTTGCCAAACTTGGTATAGTCCGCCGCTATAATAATTTCTCCCGATATCTTATGAAACTTTCTCCAAACTAGGGCTATCTCGTTATCGCTGCAAGTATAACCATTGTTTATATCTGCACCATCCACACCTAGAAAAACCTTGTTTACGTATATATTAGATATCATATTGTACGCAAATTCTCCGATCAGCGTAATAGATGTCTCATCTGCGATAGCATGTCCACCAGTTAATATCACTTTTACATTTTTGTTCTGGCTTAACTCTGCAGCGATCAGCACATTATTAGTGACTATAGATAGGTGTTTTTTAGTTTTTAAGTTTTTGGCTAATTCTAAGCAAGTTGTACCTGAACCTATGGCTATAACCTCATTATCTTCTACCAGT contains the following coding sequences:
- a CDS encoding sugar ABC transporter ATP-binding protein is translated as MQSSLLEVRNLSKTYYAQTVLKNINISLKSGEIHAIIGENGAGKSTLMRILSGIEQQDEGQIYLESKPIKMTTPYQAQELGINSIYEEINLIGSMSVLENIFLGRWPLFKQRFFSIIDWKKAKTQAEALLDILNFNIRPGQKVAQLSAGEKKMVEIVKALYLNSKVLIIDEATNVFNSDEIESFFNVLKRTKQMGVSIFFVSHKIDQVMQIADTITIIRDGRIIATEDKKNVDKKALMFKIAGEDFVNRFPKIKSRPGKQVLRLEHLKDNHALKDVSFFLRESEIVGLTGLTGSGRSAIAKSIFGMNTLTSGEIFINNKKVVIRSPEDAIKYKIGYICEDRNDGLVNNMRMSENISLSHFDGVTTNNVIDKALENRIAKDYAKLLGLKEDSLFKKAKYLSGGNKQKIILAKWLFTNAKIFIFDEPTKGLDIPSKVEIYNLMNELILKDKSILLISSNLDELMGMSDRILVLNEGRIVAELKDQDIKEKNIIYYASYY
- a CDS encoding ATP-binding cassette domain-containing protein, with the protein product MEQQYILEAKDVSKQFSGNYVLKKVRFQLKKGEIHALVGANGAGKSTFIKIITGAHKCDQGEIIIDGEKANIYSPHCAKQMGISAVYQEFSLVDSLTVAENIFLGRLQAQERKVFNTIDWKDINARAREVLDRMNCDIDTKKLVRDLGVAEKQLVEIAKELVDNSKI
- a CDS encoding L-rhamnose mutarotase, whose translation is MKRFGQIIKVNPEKLEKYKKLHANPWPEVLDMIKECNIQNYSIFYKDGYLFAYLEYVGDDYQADMEKMAADPITQKWWDECKPCQIPLDTRKEGEWWADMEEVFHID
- a CDS encoding ABC transporter permease; amino-acid sequence: MLGTEESQNRIGSKIRVKEFFSRYMLYCLFLLLVLILSFSTDKFFTVTNIVSTLRQISIQSIIAVGMTMVIVLGQIDLSVGAIVAFASVVNALLMRGGMPIFPAIIITLILSSIWGLINGIVTAKLNIHAFLVTLAMMTVVRGVTYTLTGGYPVGDLPKQFYTLGAGHVGIIPLPVIYMIAIYIVGVFVLDRTPFGRSIYAIGGNAEAARLSGIKIEKIKIIVFTITSLLSGLAGIVLSSRLMAGSPETGVGWELDIVAAVIIGGTSMFGGEGKLTGTLMGMLFIGVLTNGMILLGVTPYMQQVIRGLVILIAVIMNSFQKE
- a CDS encoding sugar ABC transporter ATP-binding protein; the protein is MDELTASLTDNDIDNLFKVVKGLAQKGISIIYISHRLEELPVIADRITVFRDGLYVTTLDTEKTDKEMIIEHMVGKDLEHTSKTKKVSDQVLLKVQGLNGGRFSDISFELHKGEILGLSGLAGAGRTELARSIFGLDPIQSGEIIFKSKKVKINSPQDAKNLGIGFVTEDRKGEGIIPRLDIKENISITVLDRITKHMSINMDKEKKLAQEYIKYLDIKATSIDQILQKLSGGNQQKVIIAKWLAVNPSVLILDEPTRGIDVGAKGQIYSILNKLADQGMGIIVISSEIPEILQISDRILVMADGKLTKELAADEASQEKILYYATTQNKDRAAM
- a CDS encoding substrate-binding domain-containing protein; the encoded protein is MISKKNLAVLSMLLVLLLVIAGCGADSSAPQDSVTEGGDQESSDQESSDKDSGDSIVIGALLMDTQQEWFAEVMEGMKSAADDLGVEVKVMSSDSDAAKEADIVDNFISQQVDAISICPTNQEASIPALDRIDAAGIPVVQWNTKVESDKFEYYVGVDNYSLGAQTGEFAAKYIEENMDGKAKIAVLGISKYAIGIDRVKGFLDEMEKLEGVEIVDQQDAEFKEDGMSVTESMLQANPDTDIIWAWNQGALLGGLAALKGSNSDIPIMGTDMSIDIAKAMLEEDSQLLAVTTQQPFEIGYKSIETAVKLVKGEDAEENIIVPLVTYTLENKDEIQKYLDDREYLMK
- a CDS encoding uroporphyrinogen decarboxylase family protein, producing MNKMDRFYATIERRPVDRPASWLGLPVPEAEPGLLEYFNAENIEQLKHIIDDDIYPVDIPYHSPVSDSIAEALDFKKESEGMPDGRTLTAPGFFEDYSDASAVDAFDWPDPSKYIDPQECKKAVERAPKDYPKLGVLWSCHFQDACSAFGMETALIKMLENPDMFRAVINRITEFYLDANEIFYSATKGKLDAILIGNDFGSQTSLMLSPDAIREFVFPGTKKLIEQAKSYGLKVFHHSCGAVHDVIPDLIELGVDVIHPIQALAKNMEPERLKKDFGDKVSFCGGVDAQNLLVNGTPEQMREKVLQLKEIFPTGLIISPSHEAVLPDVNPANIEALFDAVKE
- a CDS encoding DeoR/GlpR family DNA-binding transcription regulator; protein product: MFAAERIEKIKELLYLYKHVDVTSLSSILSVSEATVRRDLEKLEKEGFLKRTHGGALLKEDVNADPHIISNSVPNYEEKKLIGYIASQLVEDNEVIAIGSGTTCLELAKNLKTKKHLSIVTNNVLIAAELSQNKNVKVILTGGHAIADETSITLIGEFAYNMISNIYVNKVFLGVDGADINNGYTCSDNEIALVWRKFHKISGEIIIAADYTKFGKRDFIKLGPLDIADKVVTNEKVAEEYKQYFFEKGIPIYTSYPFNA